The genomic interval TATTGGTCTTATCTTTGCAGATTTATGGAATCAACAGTACATGAGATGGCTTTGAAGAACTGTAAAATAGTACtagtaataaaattgtaaacatcaaattatatggcagaaatagtgtgtggaatgaattttattgaacaaatgtatcataatgagtttggaacaagcaggatttttcaaacaggacataaattacttttgagacctgagtgatacattttaattctaTCAACACCAGCCAGCTCCATCATATTCAAGAGATggattctttcataaatgtccattgtacatagtatttggctaaataaataaaaaaagaagtacagtagtggtttatttgttaatataccCAGACCCATttagatggttaaaaacaaacactataTGATGCACTGCTACTAGTGTACTGTCTGGTAGTACATTACCATAGTTACAGTATGACTGTAACCCTAGCACTCGCGTCTAAAGAATtctattatgcatattttactattcttcataaatatttagttctgtaattttaattgtctgcGCTCATTCTATACTTGGTGTCTTAGTATACTGCATAAATGTATCGTGCAAGCATGATCCAAGTAGCATCTATTATAAAGTACTCTGGGTATCTTTTTATTCACctgaaaaaaggaaaatgaataagcacatgtttatctgccctcaaaacaaaataataatttagtattatGTAGGTTTGatcaacagtttaaaatagcaatgctcagtatctgttaccttaatattataatttgactcTAACATTTGCGCTTCCATTccaatcaataaatacatttgcttatcccgtccatcaattatcataattgcactccaattatagacctgtaggtaggtaaaaatacaaatgaattgtttatttactgtatactgtactgtatattgtactgtatatgatacaaGCTGAAATACCCCTAACTAGGCTTGGCCTGTTATAACCTTTATTACTACATTAGAGAAAATCCAACTCTATTCATTTTATTGGGAATcataatatttagtattcagtgttgcctagcctactagctagtagggcggcatgtaataacaaaaaaatattttaataatacgttagtcaggacactacagcacacaacaatattaataaacgtacttataaataatgtgtatatacataatacagtaacacaatTGTGCTTACCATTAACACCCTCAACGATACATCAAGGAGCATACGCTCTCAGCTCACCTCTGGCCGGGCGACTAAACACCGTATATCCAGCAGTCATCACTACtaaaaaggcctaggcctagctagcctagctccAGGCCATGGCATTGTCAAACACCATTTACTCGTCCAACCGTTTCTTCAAAACGATGTTAACACCCGTGTTAACAAGACGATGTGGACgaatttccatcaatttcagttaattacaacgaaataataataaaatgaatgtttcaatAATACGTGTATAATAAATAGCGAAATAAACATCGCTCGCGAGGAGGGTCGAGAGAGAGGCCAAGGTGGTCGACTCTGTGATTCTCACGCATGCGCAAAATAACTCCGTGTACCCAGCAAGATAGGCATTTGGCTATGAATTTCGTAAAAGATGGCCTtgaaaaacgaaattaaaatccgttttaaaaaaaacttggttgataatatgaattaattttattcgattaggctaacatacttatccaagaataaaaacatcaaagcaataagtaattactaccatgcttttgcatcaatcaatgatttcctgctaaattcctatctctgtaatacaaaaataacttttagtgacgtcacaaaaagtttttcaCAGGTTTCTCAGGGGCGTTTTGAGGGCGTTGTCGTCCTCCAAAACATTAAGTATGACTATGGCAAGCTTAAACCTGATTGATCTACACGTTGagccaataaaatgatattgttaggaaccctttcatatccattttaatacagtatttagtaaaatatcaacattttaacacacatggcgtgtcatacatattcaagaataattacaattctggcggccgaaattaacaatacatattttgtcctttttggcgtttcatgaatttggcaatttcataaccggcggccgaaatgactggcggccgaaatgatcagacaccaACAAAACATCACTTATTACAGAGGGCGGtcttcaatttcaatttattttgatattaaaaaatgtataaaatgtacaattaaattaattaaatagcaCAATAACATTAAATGTTATGTTAGCATGTACTTtagatattattttatattaataaatgttttaaaaatgtttttagacACAGTTTGAGAAAGGTTTGCTGGTTCTAACAAGTCATCATTTGTTATGGAGGGATGCAGTTCGAAAGGtatagtttttttaatgaaCTTTTGATGCATTAATTAAATAACAGGCCTATTATAAAATAGTAAGAAAAAAACccatattttttttacacatcacacaatattttttatgatgatatAAAACAATCTAAATCAAAGTTAAATCATGACTTCCCTCCCTCATTGTTTGCAGTATATGTATTTACtaattctatttttgtttttttccccCAAACAGTCAAGTGCTATAGCTCTCCCATTAGAAAGTATTTTGTATGCAGAGGAGGTATCAGAAGGCAGAGGAAAAAGGTACAGTAATATACCACACaaatctatctatatataaatttacgtaagggcaaaattcggtaaatcgcgctttacttctagaatttttactcgattgtatataaagttggttcgtactttcggtactgattttaaccacctgatgtaaccctgtttactaattaaattaagttagataattagttattgacgattaaaacgaatttaggttcaacgatttgccccaaatagggggtttttcgatcgtggtatacactgtctaatggatgtccatcttgaaaaatacccgccacaaaaatgcgaggaggcttcgcattttcctatctcctcctacgataattgtttttaatagctgaaaaccggttgaacagctagagtacagcatcataatgttgaagacaggccgattttctttaaaaaatactattttgatagatttaatatacgtttatagaaatgtattgatttgcaatgaatggaacattccaaattattgcatacctccatggtttaacacaagtaggtaaatttatagacccttggagaataaacagaaatagtattgtaatgctatacaatactgcaaataggtaACTTTCACGATAAACGTGAAAGTCTCCCGATATTCTATATCTTCTACTGGATTAGCCTTGCACTCTTGAAATATCCAGTTTTACTttagtattaagctctgtctacactatcaaactttatgtgacaaaatgatgatgtcatatcactaccatatttggtatgCTAATATCTAAATAGAGCTTTCTATGttttcatatacagtatttttcaaaatgttttatcGCCCTCTATAATTTGGACAGTTTTCATAAACTACCTGTTCTTTATTGCATGTCATaaacatcattttattttacatgccTGTCATCccatatttattaatacatatAGAGAAAATactaatcaatatttatattttcgtTTTCTTTAATACTAATCAATGCTCTTCTTTCATTTTCTTTAGTCAAAAGATAGTTCTTCATTTATTACCAGCCAAACCTGGTAAGCCTGCAGGTCCTACAATGAGCAGTGTACATTCCTACATCAGGCTGAGTTTTAAAGAAGCTGGGGAAACTGAGGTAGTAGgccaataataataaactttaaacGCAGTTAAGCATcacttattttctttatttcttacTCAAGTTTTTCATTTAGTTTTTCAGGTGTTTAAGCGAAGAATTGCCACGAAAACGGTGGGAGAGTCTTGCCCCTTCAGCCGTTAAAGAAAAAGTTAGTTTATATTGCATCAAATACAGAAATTAAATGCATATACAGTCGACTCTCCCAATTGGCTGTACTATTATAGTAAAAATTCCAGTATATATCAGACTTtaagtagaataattttgaggAGAATATTGCAATTGTTGAGTTTACTAAAAACAAACACCACTGTTAGTTTGTTTATATTGATGTCCCATTTTATTATCCACAGCCAAAAGAAATTCGAGCAGGAATTGTTGGAATTGAACGACGAATAGAGGAGAAGCGTAAAGAAACAGACACAACAATTTCAAAGGCTTTTGAAGATTTAAACAAACTAATGGATAAGGTAAGTCACACTGTTTGTCTGTCTGACCGCAGTTCATGCATACATAGCTTAAGAAATGAGTTATCAATGAAATATTTTGGTAATGTTATGAAGTTTGTTTCTTCGTGCTACAGTAGTTAAGAATTTAAGCTCAGCAActaccatttttattttgtgcCTCATTagctttaaaaaatgaataaagaatCATGGGTCTAATGTCAACTAGAGGGCTCTTCAAGGGTGCATACCTTCACCTATATTATAATTCCCCTATATAACATTCCGCctgatattttttataatttttgtgtCCTTGAACGTGAGTGAGTTGATGTATTATGGTTATATATCCAGCCTTTCGCTGTTGAGATTCTAAATTTAATTCAACCTCATAACCTCTCgccattattttattattattattattttatcttcaAAAACCACACAATGTCACACTTAATCTTGATTTCAGGTGGATTGACccatttgttaaattaaaaatgtaataattttatGGAACTTTGGTTTTTCTTTGTTGTTTGTTAACATGAATTAGACTAATTAGACTAATGAATAGATGCCCCAGGGTAACCCCAGAGATGGTACACTAAAATACAATGgattacaaattattaattattcaacAGCTTAAACATTCAATGTGAGTGTAGCTTTCTAATTAAAAACTTAACCTGATAACCTTAATGAACAAACAAAATgggataaaaataatatttatttaattgtgttttCACAGGCAAAGGAAATGGTGAACTTGTCCAagacaataacaaacaaaataaaagaacGTCAAGGTAGCATTACAGAGAATGAGGTacaaatttaacaaatatttatgtaataTTTAGAAATAGCAGCTTTAACCATATTTTGTGGGGGGTTTTTTTTCGATCAAAATTGTGATGTAAATTCTGTATTTTTTACAGACAGTGCAATTTAAGTCATATCTCTTAAGCCTGGGCATTGACAATCCTGTCACAAGAGAGACTCATGGATCAGGATCCAACTATCACAAAGAACTTGCAAAACAGCTTGCAGAATTTCTCCAGAACCAGATCGAAGAGAACGGAGGCATGATGGCATTGACCGATGCATATTGCAGAATCAACAGGGCAAGAGGTATGGAGGTAAGAGTGACAATCTATTATATGCACATAACCCggtattcattaaaaactatacatggctgcagtgagtctgttgtttttttaaaaaatgttgtcaTTTATATAGCACTTTTAACAACAGAATGAAGTGATGTTTATGAATAAGTTCAAGTTTATGAAAAGTTCATGTTTATGGATAAGTTCATGTTTGTGAATAAGTTCATGTTTGTGAATTAGTTCATGTTTGTGAATTCATCATGTTTGTGAATAAGTTCATGTTTGTGAATAAGTTCAGGTTTGTGATTATGTTTATGGGTAAGTTCATGTTTATGGATAAGTTCATGTTTGCGAATAAGTTCATGTTTTTGAATTAGTTCAGGTTTGTGAATAAGCTCATGTTTGtgaataagtttatgtttgtgaataagtttatgtttgtaaataagtttatgtttgtgAATAAGTTCATGTTTGTGAGTAAGttcattttttatgaataaatcattgttataaaaaaagaaataaactgaaattaaaatatataacaaattgaattacaaatattttaatttgattatagtTGCTGTCTCCCGATGACCTGGTAGATGCATGTAAACAGTTTGAGAATCTTAAGTGTCCATTAAGGTAAGATAAGACACATCACATGGTCAGTAATTATACTAGTCTAGTTTTGTTCTCCCAAAACTGGACACTGCCAAGCTGACCAAGAATAGCTGGTTATTCCAAGTTAAGATAAGATATCTTTATTTGTCAACGAGTGGAAATTATGATACTTGTCTCATACAAAGTTAAAACAGTAATGGaaacacaaatataaaaaccATTAAATCCTAAAGTTATCAAAACCAATATCAAGTCATATCGAATACAATATCAGAAATGACTTTGCGGTTGTAATGTATGATACTGTGTTGTGGGAGAGTTAAATTGATAATAGTATGATTGGATTGAGGCAGGCTTATGATAGAGGAGAGACATTGCACACACAAAACAAACAGAtgtttgatcattttattttgacagATTGCGTTCGTTTACaagtggtgtaatggttattgAACTGATATCAAAAGGAGAAGAACAAGTTATGCACGAATTAGAGGAATTGGTAAGACGTCAGTTTACAAAGGCTTATCCaataaaacctctattaaggggacacctttgggacccaaaaatatgtctccttaataggagtgtcaaCTGAATAAGGGTATTTTTAAACTACATGTCTATGATAACTACCATAGTTGTGGTTAAACACAATTattacaacaaataataataattgtcaatcttcaagaagaatttctgttgtttttttatgatgatgatggacaaataaagcatttcagtattcagtaaATAAGCTGTGTTTACATGGTTTTTGCTCTATCATAGTTAAATTGTGATCTATTGAGTTGTGGTTTAGCTTAGTCTGTGTTCAAACACAAAAAATACACCAGTTAAACATCAAACATCCCTATGATGAAAAGTGTTTATCTAGTGTTACATTCTGAAACCTATCCGAGTTAAAGTTACATCGCATGTATCTCTGAAACTCtgaaataataatcaataattataaaaagaaaagatgATCAAATGCGCATTGTATCCAGAAATTTTCATATTAGAAGAAGTATATCAGGTAAACAAGGTATAAAgctatgtgatgtgcccatatatggacatgatgatgtcatagcactaccatatttgggcatatcactaccatatataagcacatcacacttttttttgtaaaactagttttgatagtgtagatagagctttagactTGTATCAGGTTAACAACGTATGAGATTTAACTGATCACACAACTCAAATGAACTGGGTGTTTAGAACACTGTTAACTCTACTGCTGGTGGATTATATTATAGCTATATAATTGTTGTGGTTATCTTTTTTTGTAGCTGGAGAATCAAGGATCTCTGTCTGCAAATGACTTATCAAAACTTATTGGAATATCAATATCACTAGCTAAATCCAGGTGAGATATGAATGTATCAATAGATAATAAATGTAGGGGGTTGAGTTGATGGAGCTAGTGGGAGAAGATGGAGGCGAGGTACAGGTAGGAGAGTGCAGGAggtattcatttaattaaacattttttaaaaaacattttaggtTTGGAATATTTATTCCTGTAAgtctgtaaataaattaaactgcTCATaatatattttggtttttaCTTTTTTGTGATATTTAACTGTTTTTTCCTCTAGGCTGTTGGCTGCTGAAGATTCAAGTAAAGCCTGCCGGGATGAGACTGTGGAAGGCCTAAGATTTTACCCTAATAAATTTATAACTGCAAGTTGAATGCACTATCACCAACTTATACTACTTTTATACTAACAGAATATCTAACAAGTGTTGTCATCTAAGATATTTTTTCACTTTCAAACATTAACAAGTTCATGacctttatttaatattaagagATTGGAATTTAACAGTTGATATAAGTATGACATGGCAAAGGTGCAAGATTAGGCTAAGAGCAGCAACAGCGCACAAGCGGACAATATCATACTCTTGTTTCAGTTCACGGCTTAATGTTCCATCCAAAGGATTAGACATTATTAGTAAAGTAGAGGTCTGCTACTTGTCACCAAGACGATGCTGTCATTAACTCTGAACTCTTACACACATCCttgaaaaaaatttgatgtgcccatatatggatatgataatgtcatattatcactaccatatttgggcgtatcactaccatatttaggcgtATCACTACCAAATTAATTTAGGcgtatcactactatatttgtgcacatcacactttttttgatagtgtggacagagcttaacattgcGACAATTCTTACTGGCAGGCTAAATACAGTATCGAGATAATCATGGACACATTTACAAAATcgtaaatataaatttgaaaaaattgaaattataaactataataatatatataaaaattatatataaactaAATTAATTTTCGTCTTATTTATCCCACTCTTGTATAGAATTAAAAGATATTCTATGagttttagaaataaaaatgtttgaaattTGTAGAATGTATGATACATTTTTACAAATAGTAAACAGTAAATATATAGGGTTGTAGAAAGATAATTATTTTACGTACAGTACGGCGTTACGTGACCACACGTGTCGTTGCGTTAACGTTATGTAaggtaaagcgtggttcccactagaacgcaacgtaacgcagcgacgtatcgacgcaaagtgctgtattgcgtaatcacaattgggaaccgacgacgcaatagggCTGCAAACATCataggtttgatttcacacaggcgggggcaaacacaatgattcgaagggcattttcttacgttgcgtaggttgcgttacgttgcaagtgggaaccaagctttatattaCGTGGCGTTACTTGACACTAATCGGCTTTACGTGACATCACGCGGCGTTACTTGACATCACGCGGCGTTACGTGACATCACGCGGCGTACTTGACAGCATTACACGGCGTTACTTGACATCATCACGTGGCGTtacgtgtaggcctactgatgtgAATTGTAGTCCCTATTCCAATATAGTGAGCCCCACCTTCGTGTATTATTCCTTTTCCTTCCACCACCGTAACCCTACCTGTGTGGTGATGTCACAGGCCGCGTTATTAGTATAATTATACCGGAAACAATTTTGCATCAAAAAAGATTTTTTACAATGAAATAGCGTTTGAAATTGCAGATACGTTACCTGAATATTGGACAAGTTAGAATTGCAGcggatatttaaaaaatcaattatcggTTTGGCGCCGTATGGAAGTtagcaaaaattaaaaaaataccgttCAAAACATATCATCTTGCAATACAAATATGGTAATATTAAATTCGCTTGTTCTATTATACTAATCAAGTTGTCCgttaatttgtaaataatagaGCCTGAAATAGAACCCGTATGAAGAGCTATAATTAGGTTTAATATGCACTCTGATGATCGGTAGGCCTATAGACTGACCTCTTTAATATTTACCAGTAAAGTTGAGCCCACGTTCAATATCGTAACGGACAATAGAATAGGTATCAGGTTtccatttattaaaaaatagatagCGATTCGTGTTACGGTGGTCACTTGTGATGTTGACAGTTCATACAATTGCTCCGGTAACCTGTATCCAAATTGGATGACGTCACTGCCCTAGATACGTCTCACGGTTACGGA from Antedon mediterranea chromosome 5, ecAntMedi1.1, whole genome shotgun sequence carries:
- the LOC140048816 gene encoding vacuolar protein-sorting-associated protein 36-like yields the protein MDRFQWSNGALVQGEIVVTQQSGIKIYDGSEKTQFEKGLLVLTSHHLLWRDAVRKSSAIALPLESILYAEEVSEGRGKSQKIVLHLLPAKPGKPAGPTMSSVHSYIRLSFKEAGETEFFRCLSEELPRKRWESLAPSAVKEKPKEIRAGIVGIERRIEEKRKETDTTISKAFEDLNKLMDKAKEMVNLSKTITNKIKERQGSITENETVQFKSYLLSLGIDNPVTRETHGSGSNYHKELAKQLAEFLQNQIEENGGMMALTDAYCRINRARGMELLSPDDLVDACKQFENLKCPLRLRSFTSGVMVIELISKGEEQVMHELEELLENQGSLSANDLSKLIGISISLAKSRLLAAEDSSKACRDETVEGLRFYPNKFITAS